GCACATACTGGATTCATTACTGGCTTTTTGCGCCTATTTTTTTATTGGCACAGCCATGGTGATCGTTTTTCTTTTTATCTACTCAAAGATCACCCCACATAACGAATGGCAACTGATTAAAAATAATAATACGGCAGCATCACTGGCCTTTAGCGGCACATTGCTGGGTTACGTTATCCCGTTATCTAGCGCGGCAATTAATGCCGTTAGCATCCCGGATTATTTTGCCTGGGGCGGCATCGCGCTGGTGATACAACTCATCATTTACGGCGGCGTGCGTTTATATATGCCGGCACTGAGTGAAAAAATCATTAATCACAATACAGCAGCGGGATTATTTATGGGGACCGCTGCTCTGGCGGGGGGCATTTTTAACGCCGCCTGCATGACATGGTAATGGACGATCATGGCCAGAAAACGTAAATCCGGAAACAAAAACAGGGTGTCAGGGCATTCTTCCCTAACGCGAATTGGGCGCCCGGCGAACCCTTTTGTAAAAAAACGCAGCCGATACAGCGGAAAGTATTTGACGCTGGCCATTATGGGCGGAGCGGCATTTTTTGTTCTTAGAGGATGTGCTGACGACGGCAATACCGATAACGATGGCGACGGTACCTTTTACTCGGCGGTGAGTGAATGCATTGATGATGGCAATAGTGCCACAGTTTGTGCCGATGGCTGGAATAATGCGAAAACAGAGTTCTACTCCAACCTGCCAAAGCAAATGAACAAGCAGAGCTGTCAGACGCAGTTTGGCGACTGCTATCTCGATAGTACTGACCAAAGCTGGGTGCCGGTATTCACCGGTTTTTTACTCAGCCGCGTCATTCGCAAAGATCGCGACGAACAGTATGTTTACAGCAGCGGCGGTTCTTCCTATGCTTCGCGCCCGGTCTGGCGTACGACATCCGGGGATTACAGCTGGCGTTCCGGTAGTGGAAAAAATGATACCGCAACCAGTCATAGCTATACGACGAAGAAAGTCTCGACGGTTTCACGCGGCGGCTATGGACGTTCGTCCAGCGCGCGTGGGCACTGGGGAGGTTAACGATGCTGCGACATGATGTCCCTGTTCGCTCCGATCTGGACAGGATCGCTTACGATCACGGCTTCGATTTTCATATTATCGATAACGAAATCTACTGGGATGAGAGCCGGGCATACCGCTTCACGCTCCGGCAAGTGGAAGAGCAGATCGAAAAACCTACTGCGGAGCTGCACCAAATGTGTCTGGATGTCGTCGAACGAGCCGTTCACGACGAACAGATTATGCAGCAACTGGCGATCCCGCCGCTGTACTGGGATGTGATTGCCGAAAGCTGGCGCAATCGCGATCCCTCTCTGTATGGCCGCATGGATTTTGTCTGGTGTGGAAATAACGCCCCGGTCAAGTTGCTGGAGTACAACGCGGATACGCCAACGTCGCTCTATGAGTCAGCGTACTTCCAGTGGCTATGGCTGGAAGATGCGCGTCGCAGCGGGCTGATACCACGCGACGCCGACCAGTACAACGCCATTCAGGAGCGGCTTATCTCCCGTTTTGCTGAGCTTTATAGCCCGGATCCTTTCTATTTTTGCTGCTGCGAAGATACCGATGAAGATCGTACCACGGTGCTGTATTTACAGGATTGCGCACAGCAGGCCGGGCAAGAGTCACGGTTTATTTACGTCGAAGAGTTGGGGCTTGGTGTTGGCGGCGTTCTTACAGACCTGGACGATAACGTTATTCGTCGCGCTTTTAAGCTCTATCCCCTGGAGTGGATGATGCGAGATGAAAATGGCCCCTTGCTGCGCCATCGCCGCGAGCAGTGGGTTGAGCCATTGTGGAAGAGCGTGCTCAGCAATAAAGGGTTAATGCCTTTGCTGTGGCGATTTTTTCCCAACCATCCCAACCTGTTGCCCGCCTGGTTTGATGGAGAAACGCCACAAATTTCTGCTGGTGAAAGCTATGTACGCAAACCGATATTTTCCCGCGAGGGGGGAAATGTCACCATTTTTGATGGCCTGCAGCAGGTCGTTGAGCACGCTGAGGGCGACTACGCAGAAGAGCCAATGATTTATCAGGCATTTCAACCGTTACCGCGTTTTGGCGACAGCTACACGCTGATCGGTAGTTGGATCGTGGATGATGAAGCCTGTGGCATGGGGATCCGCGAAGATAATACACTGATCACTAAAGATACTTCTCGATTTATTCCTCACTATATTGCGGGCTAACCGTACTTTTGTGATCTTCCTCCGTCGCGAATAATGTGGTTCTGACCATACTTAAGGCGACGGCCATTGACGGAGGGAGACACAATGCACTGGCAAACGCATACCGTTTTTAACCAACCTGTACCGCTCAATAACAGTAACCTATATCTGTCCGACGGCGCGCTGTGCGAAGCGGTTATCCGTGAAGGCGCTGGATGGGACAGCGATCTTCTCGCCAGTATTGGTCAGCAGCTAGGGACTGCCGAGTCGCTCGAACTGGGCCGTCTGGCCAATGCTTTTCCACCCGAACTGTTGCGCTACGACCCGCAGGGGCAGCGGCTGGATGATGTGCGTTTTCATCCTGCCTGGCATTTGCTGATGCAGGGATTGTGCGCCAACCGTGTGCATAATCTTGCCTGGGAAGAAGACGCGCGGCAGGGATCATTTGTTGCCAGGGCGGCGCGTTTCATGCTGCATGCACAGGTGGAAGCGGGCACGTTGTGTCCGGTTACTATGACTTTTGCCGCCACGCCGCTGTTACTTCAGATGTTGCCTGCAACCTTTCACGACTGGTTGACGCCGCTGCTTAGCGACCGCTATGACTCGCATTTACTGCCCGGAGGGCAAAAGCGTGGCTTGCTTCTCGGCATGGGAATGACCGAGAAGCAAGGGGGGTCAGATGTGCTGAGTAATACCACTCAGGCAGAACGTCTTGCAGACGGCTCGTATCGTTTGGTAGGGCACAAGTGGTTTTTCTCCGTGCCGCAAAGCGATGCCCATTTGGTGCTGGCCCAGGCAAAGAGGGGATTATCCTGCTTTTTTGTACCGCGATTTTTACCCGACGGGCAGCGTAATGCTATCCGTCTTGAGCGACTGAAAGATAAGTTAGGCAACCGCTCCAACGCCAGCTGCGAGGTTGAATTCCACGATGCGATTGGCTGGTTATTGGGCGAGGAAGGGGAAGGTATACGTCATATCCTGAAAATGGGCGGGATGACGCGTTTTGACTGTGCGCTCGGCAGTCACGGCATGATGCGACGTGCTTTTTCCGTCGCGATTTACCATGCGCACCAGCGACAGGTATTTGGCAAGCCATTGATTGAACAGCCGATGATGCGCCAGGTATTAGGCCGTATGGCGCTCCAACTGGAAGGTCAGACGGCGTTATTGTTCCGGCTAGCGCGGGCCTGGGACCGTCGTGCAGATACCAAAGAAGCGCAGTGGGCCAGATTGTTCACACCAGCGGCGAAATTCTCCGTGTGCAAAAGCGGGATGCCGTTTGTTGCAGAGGCGATGGAAGTGCTGGGCGGAATTGGCTATTGCGAGGAGAGTGAGTTGCCGCGTTTGTATCGTGAGATGCCGGTAAACAGTATCTGGGAAGGCTCCGGCAACATCATGTGTCTCGATGTATTGCGGGTGCTGACAAAGCAGCCCGGCATATACGATATGCTCAACGAAGCCTTTGCGGAGGTAAAAGGGCAAGACCGGCATTACGATCGAATGGTTCGTCAGCTACAGCAGCGTTTACGCAAACCCAGCGAAGAGATGGGACGGGAGATTACGCAGCAGCTCTTCCTGCTCGGCTGTGGGGCGCAGATGTTGCGCTATGCTTCTCCGCCAGTGGCGCAGGCCTGGTGTCAAATGATGCTCGATACGCGCGGTGGACTACGATTGTCTGAACAGGTGCTGAACGATTTGCTCCTGCGGGCAACGGGGGGATTACGGTAATAATATGCCTGATGGCGACGCTGATGCGTTTATCATGCCTACGTTCAATGTAGGCCGGATAAGTTTACGCCATCCGGCAATTTGTTAAGCATAGAGTATGGCCTGTACGCGCCAGTTGTCGGGCTGCTGGTCTTCGTACATCTGAATGATACGGTACCATGAGGCACCTTGTTCATCCGCTTTTAATGCGACTACTCGTTCTACATCCTGCGGATTCCCTGCAATGTTACTGACAGATATCAGGCCAATTTCGTTCAGGCCCGTAACGCAGTCAGCACTGGCGAACTCGGCAGACTGCGCCGTAGTACCTACCAGTCCGGCAGAAAGCAGCAGTGAGGATAAGGCAAGTGATTGTTTCATCGTCAGCTCCATTATTCGTACCCCTACACACGGCAGGGCATTCCATCGCGATAATAAACCTCAAGCTTCCTGCTGTTGGTTTATTGTGCACAGGTAAACGCATAGGGGCGCAAAGCAATGTAAAGCTGACTAAATTTCAACCCAATGTTATTTACGATACAAAATAGCTTGTGAATACCATTGGCCTGTCACGATAGTCTCATCGACTAATAAGACCACGTAGTAATCAGCTTTAGCCGCGACGGCTTTGGCACGGATCTCTGCCAGCGCATCATCCGGAGAGCCTCTTACCAGCGAGCTAACCGTCCCTATTCGCTGTAACCCATTACTTTGGTCACGGCGGATTTCCTGCGGGTGGTCGGCCACGGGCGGTGCGGGTTGCGGCGTTCCCTGTAGCACACTACAGGCGCTTAAAAACATAACCAGCAATAAAGGGGCAAACCGACGCATAACTCTATCTCGTTTCCTGATAGCCATAGTGTAGTGCCTTATTAATTTCCCTTTAGGGGAATGTTCCCGAATTGTTATCTCTCACGCGATTTTCGAATGAAAATGTTGCGAAAACGTAACCCAGTTCTCAACATTATGAATCATTGCCGAACACATTCGCTTGCGTTAAGTATTGCTGCATGGCATACCAGAAAGAAAGAGGCGACAAATGATAGAAATTGAAACACGACAGTTGGCTGGCATCCCTGTCCTGCATGCCGTTCCGGCTGGCAAACGCGAATGTTCACTCCCTTGTATTATCTTCTATCACGGGTTTACATCTTCCAGTCTGGTTTACAGCTATTTTGCCGTTGCTCTGGCTCAGGCTGGATTCCGCGTCGTCATGCCTGATGCGCCCGACCATGGCGCGCGCTTCACGAGTGACGCCCAAGGGAGAATGTACCGCTTCTGGCATATTTTGCAGCAAAATATGCAGGAGTTTACGACGTTACGTGCGGCGCTGGTGGCTGAAAATTGGCTATCAGATGAACGACTTGCCGTCGGAGGGGCGTCGATGGGAGGAATGACGGCGTTGGGCATTATGGCCCGCCATCCCGAGGTTAAATGTGTAGCCAGCCTGATGGGTTCGGGTTATTTTACCCGTCTTGCGCAGACGCTTTTCCCGCCTTTACGGGTTCAGACCCCAGAGCAGCAGGCGGAGTTCGATGCCGTCATCACTCCACTGGCCGAATGGGACGTTACGCATCAACTGCCACGCCTGGCCGACAGACCGTTGCTGCTGTGGCATGGACAGGATGATGATGTGGTGCCGGCCATTGAAACCTTCCGCTTACAGCAGGCGCTGATTCAGGCTGGGCTGGACAACAATCTAACCTGCCTGTGGGAAGCGGGCGTACGCCACCGCATCACGCCAGAAGCGCTGGCTGCGACGGTAACGTTTTTCCGCCAGCACCTTTAAACGCGCATAATGCTTACGCCCTGAGCTTCAAGCTGTTGCAGAATCTCAGGGTTAGCGTTTTTACCGGTAATGAGCATATCGATTTGATCGGCGCGGCTGAACAACATCCCCGCACGTTCGCCGACTTTACTGCTATCGACCAGCACTACCAATTTACCTACCACGTTAAGCATCTTTTGCTCAGCCATCGCGGTCAGCATATCGGTTTTATACAGTCCGTCCGCGGTCAACCCTTTACCGCTGGTAAACATCCAGTGTCCGGCGTACAGGCTGTTTTCACTGCCTTGTGGGCTGAGCGTGATGGACTGGCTTTTGTTGTATTGCCCTCCCATGATAATCACGCTGTCATGCTCCTGATCGATAAGATAGTTCGCCAGCGGCAAATAATTAGTGATGATTTGCACTGGCTTGCCGCACATTTCGCGACCCAGCAGGAAAGCGGTCGATCCGCAGTTGATCACCACGCTTTCGCCCGCATTTACAAGCTGGGATGCCGCCTTGGCAATGCGAACTTTTTCATCATGGTTCTGCGCCTGGTGCAGATTCATTGGCGTCCAGCGCGGACGCTGCTGGGTAATAGCTTCTGCGCCGTTGCGGACTTTCTTGAGTTTGCCGCTTTCGTCGAGTTTGTTGATGTCCCGGCGTGCTGTGGCGGGTGAAATCCCCAGACGCTCAATTACGTTCTCAACGGTAACAAAGCCCAACTGCGCCAGCATATCCAGCAAAATTTGATGTCTTTGTGCTTCAGTCATGAGCTATTCCGATACAAATTGATTTGAAAAGATGATATTTGAAATAGCCTGGAAATACTAAAGTAAATGGGAAAAAAATGCCGGGACGATCCGGCATTTTATGTGGATCACAAGAAGGATTTAAACGGTAAATCCGGTTCAATTGTGAAGCAGTCGTCAAAGCCGCGCGGATAATGATACTCAAAGTTATCTTTGTCCAGCGGCCAGGTGAACTTGCCGCCTACCTGCCAGATAAACGGCTTAAAGCCATACTTCAGCCTATCTTTTTTCATCTCCCACAGTACGCGGATCTCCTGAGGATCGGCCTGGAAGTTTGACCAGATGTCATGATGGAAGGGGATCACTACTTTTGTATTCAGCGCTTCCGCCATACGCAGCATATCGGAGCTGGTCATTTTGTCGGTAATGCCACGTGGGTTCTCGCCATAAGATCCGAGCGCGACGTCGATCTGGTGCTCGTTACCATGCTTTGCATAGTAGTTGGAGTAGTGCGAATCTCCGCTGTGGTACAGCGTGCCTCCCGGTGTTTTGAACAGATAGTTCACCGCGCGAGCATCCATACCGTCCGGCAGCACGCCTGCTGCTTTTTGATCGGCCGGAAGCGTGATCAACGCGGTACGATCAAACGCATCAAGCGCGTGAATTTCAATATCTTTCACTTTTACCACATCGCCTGGTTTTACCACGATGCAGCGCTCTTTCGGTACACCCCAACCGACCCACAGATCCACACAGG
The Citrobacter arsenatis DNA segment above includes these coding regions:
- the ulaG gene encoding L-ascorbate 6-phosphate lactonase, which produces MSKVKSITRESWILSTFPEWGSWLNEEIEQEQVAPGTFAMWWLGCTGIWLKSEGGTNVCVDFWCGTGKQSHGNPLMKNGHQMQRMAGVKKLQPNLRTTPFVLDPFAIRQIDAVLATHDHNDHIDVNVAAAVMQNCADDVPFIGPQTCVDLWVGWGVPKERCIVVKPGDVVKVKDIEIHALDAFDRTALITLPADQKAAGVLPDGMDARAVNYLFKTPGGTLYHSGDSHYSNYYAKHGNEHQIDVALGSYGENPRGITDKMTSSDMLRMAEALNTKVVIPFHHDIWSNFQADPQEIRVLWEMKKDRLKYGFKPFIWQVGGKFTWPLDKDNFEYHYPRGFDDCFTIEPDLPFKSFL
- a CDS encoding glutathionylspermidine synthase family protein; this encodes MLRHDVPVRSDLDRIAYDHGFDFHIIDNEIYWDESRAYRFTLRQVEEQIEKPTAELHQMCLDVVERAVHDEQIMQQLAIPPLYWDVIAESWRNRDPSLYGRMDFVWCGNNAPVKLLEYNADTPTSLYESAYFQWLWLEDARRSGLIPRDADQYNAIQERLISRFAELYSPDPFYFCCCEDTDEDRTTVLYLQDCAQQAGQESRFIYVEELGLGVGGVLTDLDDNVIRRAFKLYPLEWMMRDENGPLLRHRREQWVEPLWKSVLSNKGLMPLLWRFFPNHPNLLPAWFDGETPQISAGESYVRKPIFSREGGNVTIFDGLQQVVEHAEGDYAEEPMIYQAFQPLPRFGDSYTLIGSWIVDDEACGMGIREDNTLITKDTSRFIPHYIAG
- a CDS encoding isovaleryl-CoA dehydrogenase, with amino-acid sequence MHWQTHTVFNQPVPLNNSNLYLSDGALCEAVIREGAGWDSDLLASIGQQLGTAESLELGRLANAFPPELLRYDPQGQRLDDVRFHPAWHLLMQGLCANRVHNLAWEEDARQGSFVARAARFMLHAQVEAGTLCPVTMTFAATPLLLQMLPATFHDWLTPLLSDRYDSHLLPGGQKRGLLLGMGMTEKQGGSDVLSNTTQAERLADGSYRLVGHKWFFSVPQSDAHLVLAQAKRGLSCFFVPRFLPDGQRNAIRLERLKDKLGNRSNASCEVEFHDAIGWLLGEEGEGIRHILKMGGMTRFDCALGSHGMMRRAFSVAIYHAHQRQVFGKPLIEQPMMRQVLGRMALQLEGQTALLFRLARAWDRRADTKEAQWARLFTPAAKFSVCKSGMPFVAEAMEVLGGIGYCEESELPRLYREMPVNSIWEGSGNIMCLDVLRVLTKQPGIYDMLNEAFAEVKGQDRHYDRMVRQLQQRLRKPSEEMGREITQQLFLLGCGAQMLRYASPPVAQAWCQMMLDTRGGLRLSEQVLNDLLLRATGGLR
- the yjfP gene encoding esterase, encoding MIEIETRQLAGIPVLHAVPAGKRECSLPCIIFYHGFTSSSLVYSYFAVALAQAGFRVVMPDAPDHGARFTSDAQGRMYRFWHILQQNMQEFTTLRAALVAENWLSDERLAVGGASMGGMTALGIMARHPEVKCVASLMGSGYFTRLAQTLFPPLRVQTPEQQAEFDAVITPLAEWDVTHQLPRLADRPLLLWHGQDDDVVPAIETFRLQQALIQAGLDNNLTCLWEAGVRHRITPEALAATVTFFRQHL
- a CDS encoding DUF1190 domain-containing protein, whose amino-acid sequence is MARKRKSGNKNRVSGHSSLTRIGRPANPFVKKRSRYSGKYLTLAIMGGAAFFVLRGCADDGNTDNDGDGTFYSAVSECIDDGNSATVCADGWNNAKTEFYSNLPKQMNKQSCQTQFGDCYLDSTDQSWVPVFTGFLLSRVIRKDRDEQYVYSSGGSSYASRPVWRTTSGDYSWRSGSGKNDTATSHSYTTKKVSTVSRGGYGRSSSARGHWGG
- the yjfN gene encoding DUF1471 family protease activator YjfN, whose translation is MKQSLALSSLLLSAGLVGTTAQSAEFASADCVTGLNEIGLISVSNIAGNPQDVERVVALKADEQGASWYRIIQMYEDQQPDNWRVQAILYA
- a CDS encoding DUF350 domain-containing protein codes for the protein MHILDSLLAFCAYFFIGTAMVIVFLFIYSKITPHNEWQLIKNNNTAASLAFSGTLLGYVIPLSSAAINAVSIPDYFAWGGIALVIQLIIYGGVRLYMPALSEKIINHNTAAGLFMGTAALAGGIFNAACMTW
- the bsmA gene encoding biofilm peroxide resistance protein BsmA; translation: MAIRKRDRVMRRFAPLLLVMFLSACSVLQGTPQPAPPVADHPQEIRRDQSNGLQRIGTVSSLVRGSPDDALAEIRAKAVAAKADYYVVLLVDETIVTGQWYSQAILYRK
- the ulaR gene encoding HTH-type transcriptional regulator UlaR → MTEAQRHQILLDMLAQLGFVTVENVIERLGISPATARRDINKLDESGKLKKVRNGAEAITQQRPRWTPMNLHQAQNHDEKVRIAKAASQLVNAGESVVINCGSTAFLLGREMCGKPVQIITNYLPLANYLIDQEHDSVIIMGGQYNKSQSITLSPQGSENSLYAGHWMFTSGKGLTADGLYKTDMLTAMAEQKMLNVVGKLVVLVDSSKVGERAGMLFSRADQIDMLITGKNANPEILQQLEAQGVSIMRV